A stretch of the Vigna radiata var. radiata cultivar VC1973A chromosome 9, Vradiata_ver6, whole genome shotgun sequence genome encodes the following:
- the LOC106773872 gene encoding protein FAR1-RELATED SEQUENCE 12 isoform X1, with the protein MDLEAVAETVENSNDQISAAFESSSIGEPNVGMEFESEEAAKNFYEKYAKHEGFVVRLDRCHRSEVDNRIISRRFSCNKQGFHVRVRNKTKPVHKPRTSIREGCEAMMLVKVKCGKWVVTKFVKEHSHLLNASGSPSYSKMIESKDRIIQQLTKELEYRDRLCQQYRRQLFSLLETVEEQTESLSKNVELVVNNIRNL; encoded by the exons A TGGATTTGGAAGCTGTGGCAGAAACAGTTGAAAATTCTAATGATCAAATATCAGCAGCATTTGAAAGCAGTTCTATTGGGGAGCCAAATGTTGGTATGGAATTTGAGTCAGAGGAAGCTGCTAAGAACTTTTATGAGAAATATGCAAAGCATGAAGGGTTTGTTGTTCGCCTTGATCGCTGCCATCGTTCTGAGGTTGACAACCGAATCATTTCACGCCGTTTTTCATGCAATAAGCAAGGTTTTCATGTGAGGGTTAGAAATAAAACCAAGCCTGTTCATAAACCAAGGACTAGCATAAGAGAAGGTTGTGAAGCCATGATGTTGGTTAAAGTTAAATGTGGGAAGTGGGTGGTTACTAAATTTGTGAAGGAGCACAGTCATCTACTAAATGCTTCTGGTTCTCCTTCATATAGTAAAATGATT GAGTCAAAGGATAGGATAATTCAACAACTCACAAAGGAACTTGAGTACCGAGATCGATTATGTCAGCAATATCGCAGACAGCTATTCTCCCTTCTGGAGACTGTTGAGGAACAAACAGAAAGTTTATCAAAAAATGTTGAGCTTGTTGTTAACAATATAAGAAATCTTTAG
- the LOC106773872 gene encoding protein FAR1-RELATED SEQUENCE 5 isoform X2: MEFESEEAAKNFYEKYAKHEGFVVRLDRCHRSEVDNRIISRRFSCNKQGFHVRVRNKTKPVHKPRTSIREGCEAMMLVKVKCGKWVVTKFVKEHSHLLNASGSPSYSKMIESKDRIIQQLTKELEYRDRLCQQYRRQLFSLLETVEEQTESLSKNVELVVNNIRNL, translated from the exons ATGGAATTTGAGTCAGAGGAAGCTGCTAAGAACTTTTATGAGAAATATGCAAAGCATGAAGGGTTTGTTGTTCGCCTTGATCGCTGCCATCGTTCTGAGGTTGACAACCGAATCATTTCACGCCGTTTTTCATGCAATAAGCAAGGTTTTCATGTGAGGGTTAGAAATAAAACCAAGCCTGTTCATAAACCAAGGACTAGCATAAGAGAAGGTTGTGAAGCCATGATGTTGGTTAAAGTTAAATGTGGGAAGTGGGTGGTTACTAAATTTGTGAAGGAGCACAGTCATCTACTAAATGCTTCTGGTTCTCCTTCATATAGTAAAATGATT GAGTCAAAGGATAGGATAATTCAACAACTCACAAAGGAACTTGAGTACCGAGATCGATTATGTCAGCAATATCGCAGACAGCTATTCTCCCTTCTGGAGACTGTTGAGGAACAAACAGAAAGTTTATCAAAAAATGTTGAGCTTGTTGTTAACAATATAAGAAATCTTTAG